From a region of the Paenibacillus lutimineralis genome:
- a CDS encoding copper amine oxidase N-terminal domain-containing protein: MRKTLSWIVSISLILGIGQGTWGNGTASANGEMKIKDIIRENTILMDNGTIWSTIDGERLIRTQGHVDAFTSSNVYSGLGVTSDGKLVEWDIGTAPHAVEGQSGVKQAAGPYWLKSDGTVWDSAGKVKNLENIALIGYGSKQMAALSKNGELLFEDPYKLGVFKKLATLPDASSVTAMAVYDSRVALLYGSGKVVLYQTYEFDDRGNFIPYTVTEDALNIEFAAKTAEHPTDALLVTRKDGTVWMTGNYKDRVKLTNQVSGLSKVVKTRVLTDLDNFYAQLSDGSWLLYARGEVKPVEVPRVSKLTVSTSELNPFVGDTVNVNIQEAYTNGANIKVVTAAANITVDKPHLLRIESDGSLKALGVGVSKVTISSSGISETVTISASLRSNLKYAKMIGGVVYVPAKSVFQALGGTTSALNGGLDVKLGDTSLFFKVKDKNAKLNGENIALKTAPVTEKGEMLIPASLFTDRLGATVKWDSKWRQANISFGDAEMTIVSQETASLVKKAMQGSLVKYIGKSYWVNDFLGWERFSKVTVTDILPDDSGGFVVVFKSASGKTLKSDVLSSASVSQLFSDGYSFLNYDPYKKYKWSASVWNKIKAGKIDYGMTKEQVLFSWGEPAGKSTVMESGKTIETWVYTNFDTVAFINGKVSVII, encoded by the coding sequence ATGAGAAAAACGTTGAGTTGGATTGTCTCAATCAGCTTGATTCTTGGAATCGGACAAGGAACTTGGGGAAATGGGACGGCAAGCGCTAACGGAGAAATGAAAATTAAAGACATCATCCGAGAAAATACGATACTGATGGACAACGGCACAATTTGGTCTACGATCGATGGTGAACGGTTGATTCGGACGCAGGGTCATGTAGATGCGTTTACTTCCAGCAATGTCTATTCCGGTTTAGGCGTAACATCAGACGGGAAGCTTGTGGAATGGGATATCGGAACCGCTCCGCATGCGGTAGAGGGTCAATCGGGAGTGAAGCAGGCTGCGGGTCCTTATTGGCTGAAAAGCGACGGAACGGTCTGGGATAGTGCAGGAAAAGTCAAAAATCTCGAAAACATCGCGCTTATTGGTTATGGCAGCAAGCAGATGGCGGCCCTAAGTAAAAATGGGGAATTGCTTTTTGAAGATCCGTATAAACTAGGGGTCTTTAAGAAACTGGCAACCCTTCCCGATGCTTCTTCCGTAACAGCAATGGCTGTATATGATAGCCGCGTTGCCTTGTTGTACGGCAGCGGAAAGGTTGTCTTATATCAAACCTACGAATTCGATGATAGAGGCAACTTTATTCCTTATACCGTCACTGAGGATGCGTTGAATATCGAATTTGCCGCAAAGACAGCAGAACATCCTACAGATGCGCTGTTAGTAACTCGCAAGGATGGAACGGTATGGATGACGGGGAATTACAAAGACAGGGTCAAACTCACTAACCAAGTATCTGGGTTAAGCAAAGTCGTTAAGACAAGAGTACTTACTGATTTGGACAATTTTTACGCTCAATTGAGTGACGGCAGTTGGCTATTGTATGCCAGGGGAGAGGTCAAGCCAGTTGAGGTGCCCCGGGTGAGTAAATTAACTGTGTCCACATCCGAGTTAAATCCTTTTGTGGGTGATACTGTTAATGTGAATATTCAAGAAGCCTACACGAACGGAGCAAACATTAAAGTTGTCACCGCCGCCGCTAACATAACGGTTGATAAACCTCATTTGCTCCGTATCGAATCGGATGGCAGTCTTAAGGCGCTAGGCGTAGGCGTATCAAAGGTGACGATCTCCTCGAGTGGTATCTCAGAAACGGTTACGATTTCCGCCAGTTTGCGCAGCAATCTGAAATATGCCAAGATGATCGGCGGCGTAGTCTACGTGCCCGCTAAATCAGTGTTTCAAGCTTTGGGCGGCACGACCTCTGCCCTGAATGGAGGACTCGACGTCAAACTTGGCGATACATCGTTATTTTTTAAGGTAAAGGATAAGAATGCCAAACTTAATGGAGAAAATATTGCTTTAAAAACAGCGCCTGTTACGGAAAAGGGCGAAATGCTGATTCCAGCTTCGCTGTTTACAGATAGGCTTGGCGCGACCGTGAAGTGGGATAGTAAATGGAGACAGGCGAACATTTCTTTTGGCGACGCCGAAATGACCATCGTATCGCAGGAAACCGCATCTCTGGTCAAAAAAGCCATGCAAGGCAGTTTGGTTAAATATATCGGAAAAAGCTACTGGGTCAATGATTTTCTGGGATGGGAACGCTTCTCGAAAGTTACGGTCACGGATATTTTGCCTGACGACTCCGGCGGCTTTGTGGTTGTCTTCAAATCTGCTTCAGGTAAAACGCTGAAAAGCGACGTGTTGTCCTCCGCCAGTGTCTCACAGCTGTTTAGTGACGGGTACAGCTTCTTGAATTATGATCCATATAAGAAATATAAATGGTCGGCTTCGGTCTGGAATAAAATCAAGGCAGGGAAAATTGACTATGGGATGACAAAGGAGCAAGTATTGTTTTCTTGGGGGGAGCCTGCCGGAAAAAGCACAGTAATGGAAAGCGGCAAGACGATAGAAACATGGGTTTACACCAACTTCGATACAGTGGCCTTCATCAATGGGAAGGTATCGGTCATCATTTAA
- a CDS encoding extracellular solute-binding protein, producing MFVFTVSLIGCSSGNNQTANSGKTPASSNGNSTKKNEEKVKLSLWHNFTGNDLRATMMRDQIDKFQKDHPNIELDIQAIPPDGYKTRLKTVAAANEMPDVFMMWPGAMTKEFHDGGLIQPINALLDSKPEWRDGYLPGSFDSFTIDGNIYSATLGLTPTSILFYNKAILNQYNLEVPKTWDELLNAVKVIKEGGMTPIALGNKAAWLAQSSIISSLADRVTGTEWFQKAAAQDGAKFTDPEFVEALTYLQDLWKAGAFQEGFNSIDNTQMEVMFAQGQAAMMINGGWALSNLAANATPEQLKDMGATVLPSIPGGKGNPNSLSGALGSAFGLSSKVEDNRLQAAYDLIYALSGPEVQKMTLDSSNLVSYKAELDESKVSPIFSEVYKLVNSVERTPVYDGVMTSAGSDAVNNGLQELLMGGDPQKIAQKIQDAQATSLQ from the coding sequence ATGTTCGTATTTACGGTTTCATTGATCGGTTGCTCTAGCGGGAATAATCAAACCGCCAATTCGGGGAAAACCCCGGCGTCCAGCAACGGAAATTCCACCAAGAAGAACGAAGAGAAAGTGAAGCTGTCCTTATGGCATAACTTCACCGGGAATGACCTTCGCGCCACGATGATGCGGGATCAAATCGATAAATTCCAGAAGGATCATCCAAATATCGAGCTCGATATTCAGGCCATCCCGCCGGACGGATATAAGACACGTCTGAAGACTGTTGCAGCAGCCAATGAGATGCCGGATGTGTTCATGATGTGGCCAGGAGCGATGACAAAGGAATTCCATGATGGCGGCCTGATTCAGCCAATCAACGCCCTGCTGGATAGCAAACCGGAATGGAGAGACGGATATTTGCCAGGTTCCTTCGATTCCTTCACCATCGACGGCAATATCTATAGCGCTACGCTCGGGCTGACGCCTACATCGATTCTTTTCTATAACAAAGCAATTCTTAATCAGTACAATCTTGAAGTTCCAAAAACCTGGGATGAATTGTTGAATGCGGTCAAGGTAATCAAAGAAGGTGGAATGACACCGATCGCTCTCGGTAATAAGGCCGCTTGGCTCGCACAATCCAGTATCATCAGCTCGCTAGCTGACCGTGTAACCGGAACGGAATGGTTCCAGAAGGCAGCCGCGCAAGACGGGGCTAAGTTTACAGATCCGGAATTCGTGGAAGCGCTAACTTATCTGCAGGATCTCTGGAAAGCTGGCGCCTTCCAGGAAGGCTTCAACAGCATCGACAACACACAAATGGAAGTCATGTTCGCTCAAGGGCAAGCTGCCATGATGATCAACGGCGGATGGGCACTCTCCAACTTGGCCGCCAACGCGACGCCTGAGCAGTTGAAGGATATGGGTGCTACGGTTCTGCCTTCGATCCCTGGCGGCAAAGGCAACCCGAACTCCCTCTCCGGCGCGCTAGGATCAGCCTTTGGACTAAGCAGCAAGGTTGAGGACAACCGACTGCAAGCCGCATATGATCTGATCTATGCCTTGTCTGGACCAGAGGTACAAAAGATGACGCTCGACAGCAGTAACCTAGTCAGCTATAAGGCTGAACTGGATGAAAGCAAGGTATCACCGATATTCAGCGAGGTTTATAAGCTGGTTAACAGTGTCGAACGGACTCCGGTGTACGACGGCGTTATGACTTCCGCCGGTTCAGACGCTGTAAACAACGGCCTGCAGGAACTGTTAATGGGTGGAGATCCGCAGAAGATCGCGCAGAAGATTCAAGATGCGCAGGCAACATCCTTGCAATAA
- a CDS encoding glycosyltransferase family 2 protein, whose amino-acid sequence MKTLVIIPAYNEEGSIAKVIKDIQQHAPSVDIIVINDGSSDRTEIVAIEAGARVLTLPYNVGIGGGMQTGYIYAQRMGYDIAVQMDADGQHPAAELPKLIEQAKTYDLVIGSRYVEATDYRSPLLRRTGILFFSALVSLVTRQRFTDTTSGFRAAGRKVIDLYADYYPMDYPEVESIVYLKRKGCNIVEVRAEMQERQAGKSSITPIKSIYYMIKVTLAVLMSALRFNRTAVSK is encoded by the coding sequence ATGAAGACACTTGTAATTATTCCTGCGTATAATGAGGAGGGTAGCATCGCCAAAGTCATCAAGGATATCCAACAGCATGCTCCTTCTGTTGATATTATCGTTATTAACGACGGCTCAAGCGATCGGACAGAGATCGTTGCGATAGAAGCAGGAGCCCGCGTGCTGACGCTTCCGTATAATGTCGGAATCGGCGGGGGCATGCAGACTGGCTACATATATGCCCAGAGAATGGGCTACGATATTGCCGTCCAGATGGATGCCGATGGACAGCATCCTGCAGCTGAACTGCCCAAGCTGATCGAGCAGGCCAAGACATACGATCTAGTGATCGGCTCCAGATATGTAGAGGCTACGGATTACCGCTCGCCCTTGCTGCGGCGGACCGGTATCCTGTTCTTCTCGGCACTCGTCTCCCTGGTTACCCGTCAGCGCTTCACAGATACAACGAGCGGCTTCCGGGCCGCTGGCCGGAAGGTGATTGATCTGTACGCTGATTATTATCCGATGGATTATCCAGAGGTTGAATCCATTGTCTACCTTAAGCGAAAAGGCTGTAACATCGTAGAGGTAAGAGCGGAAATGCAAGAACGCCAGGCTGGCAAATCATCGATTACACCGATCAAATCGATATACTACATGATTAAGGTTACGCTGGCCGTATTAATGAGTGCACTGCGTTTTAACCGAACGGCGGTGAGCAAATAG
- a CDS encoding cache domain-containing sensor histidine kinase, which produces MKRWLASSLKHKLSFMLVCSLLIPLLLLGVVSYQLASSVTEEKAKQSGMNTLRQIRTNLEFIVLDAENMSVFLIGHSDTQKYLTRNDNDANEYLKMIGFLTNLAFSKKYISDITIQPNGARPTLSTFFNYTVTRSGAPDPLKTDPNYYADHPKYWTSLYENETINGPERVISLVRPVRNINNFRTLGTLTISLNEEVISTYLKTSGLVSNGYVLLLDSDGVIISGGEPKWLRHKATDLFPGLTISRDGSVVSGYGKGEDKKTILFDQIPGVNWTLMGVIPYSEYKAQNRFVLSLTAIALTISIILLVGLVLYLVHRVTRPLSRLSAVLKSANPDGEMPRFPVTTTDEIGQLMHTYNKFSNRIAHLTEQVRENEARKKEADMRALQAQINPHFLYNTLSSVHWMALMNKDERIAEMVGSLSDFLRFSLNSGEEFCAVSQEIAHARHYAQIQSIRFPDQFEIHFIIHPALDQQRMLKLLLQPLIENALIHGIQKQQQPGTIHVIADHIDGYMKFTVEDTGIGMEKETLRALREQLDSALYRDDTSGSYGLRNVQRRLVLHYGMDSRLTIDSVPGQGTKATFMIPVKEARK; this is translated from the coding sequence ATGAAGCGCTGGCTAGCTAGCTCACTCAAGCACAAACTGTCATTTATGCTCGTCTGCTCGCTACTGATTCCGCTGCTGCTATTAGGAGTCGTCTCTTATCAATTGGCCTCATCGGTCACTGAGGAGAAGGCTAAGCAGTCCGGTATGAACACGTTGCGGCAGATCCGTACCAATCTGGAATTCATCGTCCTGGATGCAGAGAATATGTCGGTATTCCTGATCGGACACAGCGATACGCAGAAATATCTCACCCGGAACGACAATGATGCTAACGAATATTTGAAGATGATTGGCTTCCTCACCAACCTGGCCTTCTCCAAAAAATATATATCCGACATTACGATCCAACCGAATGGTGCAAGGCCCACCCTGTCCACCTTCTTCAACTATACTGTAACCCGTTCCGGTGCCCCGGATCCGTTAAAGACAGATCCCAACTACTATGCGGATCATCCTAAGTATTGGACATCTCTATATGAGAATGAGACGATAAATGGTCCGGAACGAGTCATTTCACTGGTGCGGCCAGTCCGGAATATCAACAACTTCAGAACGCTTGGGACTCTGACAATCAGCCTGAATGAAGAGGTTATCTCCACCTATCTGAAGACATCGGGACTTGTCAGTAACGGGTACGTCCTGCTGCTCGACTCTGACGGCGTCATCATCTCGGGGGGTGAACCAAAGTGGCTGAGGCACAAAGCGACTGATCTGTTTCCTGGTTTAACGATCTCACGTGATGGCAGCGTTGTAAGCGGTTACGGTAAAGGCGAGGACAAGAAGACGATTCTATTTGACCAGATCCCAGGTGTTAATTGGACCTTGATGGGCGTCATTCCTTACAGCGAGTATAAGGCGCAGAACCGCTTCGTACTCTCGCTAACAGCGATCGCGCTGACGATCTCAATCATCCTGCTGGTCGGACTTGTGCTCTATCTTGTACATCGTGTAACAAGACCTCTCTCTCGCTTATCCGCCGTGCTTAAGAGCGCCAACCCGGACGGAGAGATGCCTAGATTCCCAGTAACAACGACGGATGAGATCGGCCAGCTGATGCATACCTATAATAAATTCAGCAACCGAATTGCCCACTTGACCGAACAGGTGAGAGAGAATGAAGCCCGGAAGAAGGAGGCCGATATGAGGGCTTTGCAGGCCCAGATCAATCCCCACTTCTTATACAACACATTGTCTTCGGTCCACTGGATGGCCTTAATGAACAAAGATGAACGGATTGCAGAAATGGTTGGGTCGCTGAGCGATTTTCTCAGATTCAGTCTGAACAGCGGGGAGGAATTCTGTGCCGTCTCACAAGAGATTGCCCATGCCCGGCACTATGCACAGATCCAATCGATCCGCTTCCCCGACCAATTCGAGATTCACTTCATCATTCACCCTGCCCTGGATCAGCAGAGGATGCTGAAGCTTCTGCTGCAGCCTCTAATCGAGAATGCACTGATCCATGGCATCCAGAAGCAACAGCAGCCAGGCACGATCCATGTTATCGCCGATCATATCGACGGTTATATGAAATTCACAGTTGAGGATACGGGCATTGGCATGGAGAAGGAGACGCTAAGAGCGCTGCGAGAGCAGCTTGATTCTGCACTATACCGGGATGATACGTCCGGCAGCTACGGGCTGAGGAATGTCCAACGCAGGCTCGTGCTTCATTATGGTATGGATTCCCGCTTAACAATAGACAGCGTACCGGGTCAAGGCACCAAAGCGACATTTATGATACCGGTCAAGGAGGCAAGGAAATGA
- a CDS encoding helix-turn-helix domain-containing protein: MIRLLIVDDEVIIRNGLSTVIDWQGLGFTLLTPAASAEEALDRIVEEKPHVILTDIRMAGKSGLDLAREAQMINPQIETIILTGYDDFKYAQQAIRFGVSDYLLKTSRPEEIIRTVMKAKQHILQRRENARQDYTHRLTYRNRLLERLLTDQVGEDSLIDECAQHLPHIQLSPPTAGSLQVVIVTTNGWGPQAQIRSRLLFAVDNCLNNLLDCETLLRSDDIALVLRSTTAAEGRTLLKQAASQIRQILKCEMSAAIGMEVSHVRDLHKSYNQAIYASSFQGLIDMHDLITYEQVQDRSGGRTVCSLEEEAELARLLQSDGSVELKAWVTDTVSKQLHNPELTPDSLRAFLISIVVSGHRWLERVMRAIGKSDLPSLLSAKELPKSFRLVADPAETLFQHLIAIRDAYHKSAAAGPSSYIQQSVAYIQEHLDCNISLQQVAGAVHLHPHHFSEVFKREMGMNYLEFVTRERMRRAEELLTQSPAKISDIAKRVGYEDIKYFGQLFKKHTGKTPSEFRSKI; this comes from the coding sequence ATGATTCGATTATTAATCGTAGACGATGAAGTTATCATTCGGAATGGATTAAGCACCGTGATTGACTGGCAGGGGCTTGGGTTCACTTTACTGACCCCGGCCGCATCTGCCGAGGAAGCCCTGGATCGGATCGTAGAGGAGAAGCCGCATGTGATTCTGACAGACATCCGTATGGCTGGCAAGAGCGGACTTGATCTCGCCCGAGAAGCGCAAATGATCAACCCGCAGATCGAGACGATCATCCTGACCGGCTACGATGATTTCAAGTATGCACAGCAGGCTATCCGCTTCGGCGTGAGTGATTATCTGCTGAAGACGAGCCGACCGGAGGAGATCATTCGGACGGTGATGAAGGCGAAGCAGCATATATTGCAGCGTCGCGAGAATGCCCGGCAGGACTATACTCACCGCCTGACCTACCGCAATCGCCTACTGGAGCGTCTGCTGACAGATCAAGTCGGTGAGGATTCCCTGATCGACGAATGCGCTCAGCACCTGCCGCATATTCAGCTCAGTCCTCCAACAGCCGGTTCGCTGCAGGTCGTCATTGTGACCACGAATGGCTGGGGACCTCAAGCGCAAATTCGAAGCCGTCTACTCTTTGCTGTAGATAACTGTCTGAACAATTTATTGGATTGCGAGACCCTACTGCGGAGTGATGACATTGCTTTGGTGCTGAGGAGTACAACCGCTGCGGAAGGTCGGACCCTGCTCAAGCAAGCGGCTTCGCAAATCCGCCAGATTCTAAAATGCGAAATGTCCGCCGCCATCGGTATGGAAGTCAGCCATGTCAGAGACTTGCATAAGTCCTACAATCAAGCGATCTATGCTTCTTCCTTCCAGGGATTGATCGATATGCATGACCTTATTACATATGAGCAGGTGCAAGACCGTAGCGGAGGACGAACCGTATGCTCGCTGGAAGAGGAAGCCGAGTTGGCCCGTCTGCTGCAAAGCGATGGTTCGGTCGAACTGAAGGCGTGGGTAACGGATACTGTTAGTAAGCAGCTTCATAACCCGGAGCTAACACCCGATTCACTGCGCGCATTTCTTATCTCGATTGTCGTATCCGGCCATCGTTGGCTTGAACGAGTGATGCGGGCAATCGGTAAAAGCGATCTCCCCTCGCTTCTATCCGCGAAGGAACTGCCAAAATCATTCCGTCTGGTCGCCGATCCAGCCGAGACCCTGTTCCAGCATTTGATCGCGATTCGCGACGCTTACCACAAGTCCGCCGCAGCTGGCCCATCCTCTTACATACAGCAATCCGTTGCTTACATTCAAGAGCACCTCGATTGCAATATTTCGCTGCAGCAGGTGGCTGGTGCCGTGCACCTGCATCCCCACCATTTTAGTGAAGTGTTTAAGCGGGAGATGGGAATGAACTATTTGGAGTTCGTAACACGGGAGAGAATGCGAAGAGCTGAGGAACTGCTTACCCAATCCCCCGCCAAAATTAGCGATATCGCCAAGCGGGTAGGATATGAAGATATTAAATACTTCGGTCAACTGTTCAAGAAGCATACAGGCAAGACGCCCTCTGAATTCCGCAGCAAAATCTGA
- a CDS encoding ArnT family glycosyltransferase: protein MSATSTMSPLAKKLLIRLLIFVGIVSCAIVLIYNDYFFLGDPVHPNNDDVKYIQTSRLLLNEGVLAYNTKDKPSAFIMPGLPLILSGLMAVFGQDHGGVIAFRIFQCLQQVLSVYLIFWIGRRTFNVRTGLIAATISAFYFPDYFSSGVILTETTFRTILLLLICVTILAMEQNRTRWYVLIGVLTAAAAYFKPHASLYPAVFLIIWWKNKIPWRLMLKYTGLMIGIYIVLLTPWWIRNWLTFHEFILFTNSAGSPFLLGTRFYWQLPPSGFFEVHPEYSPETLFQGSDRNAIRKGLDVIAYGFTHEPLKYIYWYTLGRWIELYFHPFYSRPIWPISRPVMNVLQIILMLLNMAGIVFTLIKRRYRRLLPLLLALCYFTVIYIPFIAFNRYGYPNMALLILFGAYLIDQAIRGRTITPTSTVTGVNWRKGD, encoded by the coding sequence GTGTCTGCAACATCAACAATGAGTCCACTGGCCAAAAAACTGTTGATCCGATTACTGATCTTCGTCGGGATCGTCTCATGTGCCATTGTTCTCATCTACAACGATTATTTCTTCCTGGGCGACCCCGTTCATCCTAATAATGATGATGTTAAATATATTCAAACCTCCAGATTACTACTAAATGAAGGCGTGCTCGCCTATAATACCAAAGACAAGCCCTCTGCATTTATTATGCCCGGGCTGCCGCTCATCCTGTCCGGCTTGATGGCGGTATTCGGTCAAGACCATGGCGGCGTCATTGCCTTTCGAATCTTTCAATGCTTACAGCAGGTGCTGTCCGTATACTTAATCTTCTGGATTGGCAGGCGGACATTTAACGTTCGTACCGGCTTGATTGCTGCTACAATCAGCGCCTTCTACTTTCCGGATTATTTCTCTTCCGGGGTCATTCTGACGGAGACAACCTTCCGCACTATCCTGCTGCTGCTCATCTGCGTTACCATCCTGGCGATGGAGCAGAACCGAACACGCTGGTATGTCCTGATCGGGGTACTGACTGCTGCCGCCGCTTATTTCAAGCCTCACGCCTCCCTCTATCCGGCCGTATTTCTGATTATTTGGTGGAAGAATAAAATTCCTTGGCGCCTGATGCTGAAATACACAGGTCTCATGATCGGGATCTACATCGTATTGCTTACGCCTTGGTGGATCCGCAACTGGCTGACCTTCCACGAATTCATTCTGTTCACGAATTCTGCGGGAAGCCCGTTCCTGCTCGGTACGAGGTTCTATTGGCAGCTGCCGCCGTCAGGCTTCTTCGAAGTCCATCCGGAATATTCGCCGGAGACTTTGTTCCAGGGGTCAGACCGTAATGCCATTCGCAAAGGCCTGGACGTTATCGCTTATGGCTTCACGCATGAGCCGCTGAAATATATTTATTGGTACACGCTGGGAAGATGGATAGAGCTCTATTTCCATCCCTTTTATTCCCGCCCGATCTGGCCTATAAGCCGGCCCGTGATGAATGTTCTGCAGATCATCCTGATGCTCTTGAACATGGCCGGCATCGTATTTACCTTGATCAAGCGCCGCTATCGCCGCCTGCTCCCGCTTCTGCTTGCGCTGTGTTATTTTACGGTAATTTATATTCCGTTCATTGCTTTTAATCGCTACGGTTACCCTAACATGGCCCTGCTGATTCTATTCGGAGCTTACCTGATTGATCAGGCTATTAGAGGTAGAACTATTACTCCTACATCCACCGTAACCGGCGTGAATTGGAGGAAAGGAGATTGA
- a CDS encoding carbohydrate ABC transporter permease encodes MTAKARIRGVIIVGLLPALLIFCFFVIVPIIWSAWYGFYDWKGIGAMKFIGFGNYAEIIQDPVFAKSLRNNLIVVAASVFGQVPIALALALVLRQSTLYQRIIRSVVFLPMVLSSVVIGIIWGYIYHPQIGILNSLLDWIGLGTWKQAWLSNPSISMYMLAIPIIWNFIGPYMIMYIAALQNIPSEIEDASAIDGAKPMRMLFSIRIPMIWDTIKVTIVLCISGSLKTFDLIYVMTGGGPAHSTELLASYMYNNTFSIYRFGYGSAISTSIIIISMVLIAGSQLLMRRNTR; translated from the coding sequence ATGACAGCAAAGGCCCGTATCCGGGGAGTCATCATTGTCGGCCTCTTGCCGGCATTGCTCATATTTTGTTTCTTCGTGATCGTTCCGATTATATGGTCCGCTTGGTACGGATTCTATGATTGGAAAGGCATCGGCGCGATGAAGTTCATCGGCTTCGGCAATTATGCAGAGATTATCCAGGACCCTGTCTTCGCTAAATCTCTGCGTAACAATCTCATCGTGGTGGCCGCGTCTGTATTCGGACAGGTCCCTATCGCTCTAGCCCTGGCGTTAGTGCTACGGCAGAGCACATTATATCAACGAATTATCCGTTCGGTCGTATTCCTGCCTATGGTGCTGTCTTCCGTCGTTATCGGTATCATTTGGGGATACATTTATCATCCTCAGATCGGGATTCTTAACTCCCTGCTGGACTGGATCGGACTTGGCACATGGAAGCAGGCCTGGTTGTCTAATCCGAGCATATCGATGTACATGTTAGCGATTCCGATCATTTGGAATTTCATTGGTCCCTACATGATCATGTATATCGCTGCCCTGCAGAATATTCCGTCGGAGATCGAAGACGCATCTGCCATTGACGGGGCGAAACCGATGCGGATGCTGTTCTCCATCCGGATTCCGATGATCTGGGATACGATTAAAGTAACTATTGTGCTGTGTATATCCGGCAGTCTGAAGACATTCGATCTAATCTATGTCATGACGGGCGGCGGACCGGCTCATTCAACGGAATTGCTCGCCTCTTATATGTACAACAATACATTCAGTATCTACCGCTTCGGCTACGGCAGTGCAATCTCGACTTCGATAATTATCATTAGTATGGTCTTAATCGCCGGCAGCCAACTTCTCATGAGAAGAAATACTCGATAA
- a CDS encoding DUF2304 domain-containing protein, with translation MPIYVLSVGIAALFLLSILELVRRQKLKEQYSLLWILFSIILLIISFNVSLVERIAEWLGVKYAPAVLFLFGLLFCFAIILHLTIVITRLTSQVLRLTQEVTILKEREDFHGQND, from the coding sequence ATGCCTATTTACGTATTATCTGTCGGCATTGCAGCCCTCTTCCTTCTCTCCATTCTCGAGCTGGTCAGAAGGCAAAAGCTAAAGGAGCAGTATTCTCTGCTCTGGATTCTATTCAGCATTATTCTGCTGATCATCTCCTTCAATGTCAGTCTGGTCGAACGAATCGCAGAATGGCTAGGTGTGAAATATGCTCCGGCCGTTCTGTTCCTGTTCGGCCTCTTATTCTGCTTCGCTATTATACTTCACCTTACTATCGTCATTACGAGACTCACCTCGCAGGTATTGCGGTTGACCCAAGAAGTGACGATTCTGAAGGAACGGGAGGATTTCCATGGACAAAATGATTAG
- a CDS encoding EamA family transporter, with translation MDKMISYLLLLGNIVLLVTGQVLFKIGLGRSGGLHWGKLITSPAIVGGVALYGIATLLWFAVLTRLPLSVAYPMQAFAYVLAMIPAYYIFKETISPLKLAGVAVILIGVYLLAKS, from the coding sequence ATGGACAAAATGATTAGTTATCTTCTTCTGCTGGGCAATATTGTACTGCTTGTCACCGGTCAAGTTCTGTTCAAGATCGGACTCGGCCGCTCCGGTGGACTCCATTGGGGCAAGCTCATCACTTCCCCGGCCATCGTCGGAGGCGTTGCCCTGTACGGCATCGCCACCTTGCTCTGGTTCGCCGTGCTGACCCGACTTCCCTTAAGTGTTGCCTATCCGATGCAGGCTTTCGCTTACGTTCTCGCTATGATCCCGGCTTATTATATTTTCAAGGAGACGATCTCACCGCTGAAGCTGGCTGGCGTTGCAGTCATTCTAATTGGCGTCTATTTACTAGCGAAATCTTAA